ATTTGAATCTTTTGATTTTAATGCCAGAGACATTAAAAGCTGTTTTTGCCATTAATTCCTATGATACTTGGAGACAAAATCTTGAGGGGTTGGTCCAtagcttttaaaatgtatacaaaaaaacCGTTTGGGCTTTTGTGATTAGTTGTATATAAATAGTCTGATACTTTCTCAAGACTAACTTGTCCAGTTAGGAAAGTGTTTGTTCTCTTTTTGCTCGGTTGAGTCTTCTTTCCTTAACTTGATTTTTTTGCTCCCCCCTTCCTTgtcattgcatttctttttgaaattgcaGAGTTGTATCATTTTGTGTTTGGGGAGGGTCACTGGTATCTGTAGACACACATTCCTTTGGGagccagggagagaagggaatgtCAGTTAGCTTTTCTGTTTCTCAGCCACATAATTTTCTTGTGGGCATATAACCTgaagtttttaatgtttattgtCTGTTTTGACAGGTGTTAACATTTCTTAGTTTGGGGCTTTGCACAATAATTATCTCACAATCAAGACAAATGGGTAGTGATGTTATGATTGAGTGGTTTTTACCCCTCACTCCCAAAAGTCAGTTGTCCCCTCTGTCCTTTCCATTTTTCTACATTCACTGATGATTTTTGGTGTCTTTCCCTTGTAGATGAATGTAAAGGAGTTTAAAGAGCACATCGCTGCCTCTGTCAGCATTCCGTCTGAGAAACAACGGCTCATTTATCAGGGACGAGTTCTGCAGGATGATAAGAAGCTCCAGGAATACAGTAAGAGTTTGGGGAAGGCAGTTCAGAGGTTGAGGGATCAGCTGAGGCTTTGGGCTTACCTGATCGTATAATGCCttggtgtgtatttttttttcctgcagatgTTGGGGGAAAGGTTATTCACCTTGTGGAACGGGCTCCTCCTCAGACTCAGCTCCCTTCTGGGGCATCTTCTGGGATAGGTTCTGCCTCAGCCACCCATGGTGGAGGACCCCCACCTGGTACTCGGGGGCCTGGGGCCTCTGTTCATGACCGGAATGCCAACAGCTATGTCATGGTTGGAACCTTCAACCTTCCTGTAAGCTTGTGTTCCACTTAGGCCAGTTTTTGTGGGGAAGGGCGGTTTGGTGTGGTAATAGCAGAGAGCTCATAAGACAGGAGTCTCGGTGTTTAGATTGGGTTTCCAGGTTCCTGAGGTCTGATACGGCCTCAGTCTTTGAGAAAAAGGGTGGGGCTCCAAAGAATGAGTTGGAGGTGTGGGGGCCTTAGTATTTGGCTTCTCCCAGAGCAACTTCCCTTACCCTTTTCCCAGAGTGACGGCTCTGCTGTGGATGTTCACATCAACATGGAACAGGCCCCGATTCAGGTATCACGGGCCTGGGAGGGTCAGGGAAGGGGATCTGGGAGAAGGAGGCCATAAGGTTGGGGGAGGACCTGGCTGAGGAGCTGGCTGGGTCCTGGTTCAGTGGGTGGTAGAGTTCATGCCTCTATCTCAGACgtaccctcattttatttttcttactgtatAGAGTGAGCCCCGAGTACGGCTGGTGATGGCTCAGCACATGATCAGGGATATACAGACCTTACTATCCCGGATGGAGGTCAGTGGCCAAGGCTGGCTAGGGTTGGTCTGTCTCTTCATTCTCTCTTACTGTTCTGTGTCTGCTTGGCAGTGAAGGCGTGACTGGCCAGATCAGCTGGATTCTTCCTGCCTAATCTGGTCTCTTCTTTGCAGTCTTCACTCTTTGGGGGCAGAAAAAGTATCTTTGTTGGGCTATCTTGTTCCTGCCAAACCTTTGGGTGCCTGGTATTTGGAAAGTGTGTTGCAAACTTAGTAGATAACTCTTGTGGCATCTTTTTTCAATTACAGAAAACAGTTCAtgcttttttaattaatatatttgatgCTGAGATGTCCCAGTTTCATTAGTTTGTGTTGTGAGTGACTGTAgcgtgggattttttttttttattaaattctcctCATGGAGGTTTAGGGAACCATCGTTTCTCTTTTCTGTTAGTAACTCTCAAGtattatagtttatttattatGCATCTTGTTAAGTTTTGTGCTGGTTGCTCTCCGGAGGGTCAAAGAGACAGGTGCAAAGCCCTGCTTTCAGGGAGCTTAGTTAGAGCTCCTTCTGCAATTTGTTCTCTGTTGACTGAGTAACTGCGGCAGTCTCATTTTGCCTTTGGTATCCTGAATCTCTCCCCTTCAGTGTCGAGGGGGACCCCAAGCACAGCACAGTCACCCGCCCCCACAGACGCCGACTGTGGCCCCGGAGCCTGGCGCCTTGAGCTCTCAAACATCAGAACCAGTTGAAAGTGAAGTGCCTCCTCGGGAGCCCATGGAGGCGGAAGAAGTGGAGGAGCGtgccccagcccagagcccagaacTCACCCCTTCTGGCCCAGCCCCTGTGGGCCCAACGCCTGCCCCAGAGACAAATGCACCCAAGTGAGAACCCTGAAGGGACCCtttgggagggggtgtggggggtccTCAGTGAAGGATGAGAGCCGGGAAGGGTCCGGTCCGATGGGAGAAGGGGGGCTACCGCCAGGCAGTGTTACCTGTAGGGTTAGcgtagaggggcagagagaggctcTGGATCACCTGAGTGGGGTTGGGGCTGACATTTGAGCCAGAAGCACTGCTATCCTTGGGGCAAGGGAATCTAGGTGGTGGTTCCTGAGTCCAATCAAGACTCTCTTCTCTGAGTTCACACAGGCGGTGTTTCTTCCTTCAGAGTTCGTTCCTTGCCATCATAGGGATGGGGTCATgtggtggggaaggcagaagcaattattttcttctccatgTCTCACCGTGGGTGCAGGTATAGGGTGGATGTTCTGCTGGTCCTGGAAGGGATTGAGCCAGGGGTGTGGGAGGCTGCGGAGAGAGAGGGCAGCGTAGTCTAGGTCAGTTGGGAGGCTGGGGATCCGAGGAAAGCCTCAGCTCGCTCTCTCGGGTTCGCCCACAGCCATCCTTCCCCAGCGGAGTATGTTGAAGTGCTCCAGGAGCTCCAGCGGCTGGAGAGCCGCCTTCAGCCCTTCCTGCAGCGCTACTACGAGGTTCTGGGCACCGCTGCCACCACAGACTACAACAACAACGTGAGCACCACCTGCCCCGTCACCCCCATTGTGTCCCATGTGGAATGGGCTGAAATGCAGATAACCCTTTCCCCCTAAAAATGATATTGTctgcaacaaaatggctttttttgTTGACAGGGAAGTAAGtgaccttttttcccttttagggAAGGGGATAATCTTGGGGATGtctgatgtttttatttctcagttctttGAGCGAGTTACTCAGGAAGCGCATGTAAGGGAGTTAGGAAGCTTATGTAGAGTGAGGAAGAGGAGTAGGTGATGACGTGCTGATCATCTAGGAAACTTTTTTTATATAtgtgaaatagaaattatttgCTGAGACTGGGCCCACCCAGAATCTTCCCAGGCTGTGCACAGAGGTGTAGAGAGCATGGTGTTTTTCAAGGGTGTTACTGCTTTTGTTACTGAGGTTCATTTCAGCCTAATGTCTTTTGTGCTTGGGCCCGGGGGAACAGCAAGAGGGGCGTGAAGAGGATCAGCGCTTGATTAACTTGGTGGGGGAGAGCCTGCGGCTGCTGGGCAACACCTTCGTGGCGCTGTCGGACCTGCGCTGCAATCTGGCCTGTGCACCCCCGCGACACCTGCACGTGGTCCGGCCCATGTCGCACTACACCACTCCCATGGTGCTCCAGCAGGCAGCCATCCCCATTCAGGTGGGTTGGGTGAGATTGGAGGGATGGACAATGCACGGCTATTGGTGGAACAACCCAGAGTAGCTATCAGGCTTGAAGTGACAGGGGTAGGGACTTTGGAAATACAAAGGGATGGAAAATGGAGAGGTTGGAGAAGTCTGTCTCAGGTGCCCTTGGTTAGGCTCTTGTTTTCCTCACTCCTGCCTTATCTGTATCCTCCAGATCAACGTGGGAACCACTGTGACCATGACGGGGAATGGGACTCGGCCCCCCCCGGCTGCCAGTGCGGAGGCAGCTCCCCCTGGTCCTGGGCAGGCCTCGTCCCTGGCTCCCACTTCTACCACTGTTGAGTCCTCAACCGAGGGGGTTCCCCCGCCAGGGCCAGCTCCCCCCCCGACCACCAGCCACCCGAGGGTCATTCGGATTTCCCACCAGAGCGTGGAACCCGTGGTCATGATGCACATGAACATCCAAGGTGAGTTAGGGCCGGTCGTTGGTAGAGCAGAGCTGTACGCAACACGGGACATGGGTTGGCACGGAGGTGTGAGGGAGCGAGGATGTGGACAGGAGAGGCCACGGCCGGCTGCTGGAGCAGAGGAATGGGGCAGAAGCTTTAGTCCGCTCGTGTGGGGAGGAGGGACTAGTCCTTGCAGATTTGTGTGCGTGGTGAAGGGAGTGCCTCCTCCCTGTCCAgatggagggaaaagcaggctttctggtgggggggatggggccTGAAAGATGCTGATCTCAGGAGGGTACAGTTAGGCCTCGGCCCCGCCTGTCTCAGggccactctctctgtctccctgcccaGATTCTGGCACACAGCCCGGTGGAGTTCCGAGTGCTCCCACTGGCCCCCTAGGACCCCCTGGTCATGGCCAGACCCTGGGTAAGAGTAAGGGCATCAGAGCAGGCTGAGCTCTGGGTAGAGAAGGGGTAGGGCCAAGTGGGTGGGTTGAAGGGGGTCCAGGTTCAAGGTTACATCAGACCCGCCCCCCAGGCTCCACCCTCATCcagctgccctccctgccccctgagTTCATGCACGCCGTCGCCCACCAGATCACTCATCAGGCCATGGTGGCAGCAGTTGCCTCCGCGGCCGCAGGTAATGACCCGGAAGGGGAAGCTTGGGAGGTGGGGCACGGTCCACGGTGGTGGGTGCTGCTGGCTGGAGGGCCAGGGCCCAGCCCTCAGCCCTCTTTGGTCTCTCCCCTCTGCCACCCATAGGACAGCAGGTGCCAGGCTTTCCGACAGCTCCGACCCGGGTGGTGATCGCCCGGCCCACCCCTCCACAGGCTCGGCCTTCCCATCCTGGGGGGCCCCCTGTCTCGGGTACTCTAGTGAGTAAGGGTGTAGGAGTTCTGGTGAGGGAGAGTCTGGGGAGAGAATCCTCTGGTGGGGAATGGATAGGGCAGGACTGaaagcctcctctctctctgttcagcagggcgCCGGGCTGGGTACAAATGCCTCTTTGGCCCAGATGGTGAGCGGACTTGTGGGGCAGCTTCTGATGCAGCCTGTTCTCGTGGGTGAGTCCTtgttcctccccgccccccaatgAAGGGATggccacagctctggaggctggtgCTCCTCTCCTGGTCTCATGGGTGCTTCCCTGATCTCTGCATAGGtcctttgtctttgcttttgtgcTGGGGAGACTGGAATAGCAGTGCTGTGGtgtctttgtttttccttagaGTTTAGCTTTTCTCTTTTGGTCTCTCTAGCTCAGGGGACTCCAGGAATGGCTCCGCCTCCGGCCCCTGCCACTGCTTCAGCTAGTGCCGGCACCACCAATACCGCTACCACAGCCGGCCCTGCTCCTGGGGGGCCCGCCCAGCCTCCACCCCCTCAGCCCTCCGCGGCTGACCTGCAGTTCTCTCAGCTCCTGGGGAACCTGCTGGGGCCGGCGGGGCCTGGGGCCGGAGGGCCTGGCATGGCTTCTCCCACCATCACCGTGGCAATGCCCGGTGTCCCCGCCTTTCTGCAGGGCATGACTGACTTTCTGCAGGTGAGTGGCTGGCTTGCTCTTCGGCTTACCCTCCCTTTCCCTGAGCCCAGCTAGGCACTGGCGTCTTGTTGCTATGATATTGCTGCTGGGCTCCTGCCTCTGGGGGCCTGTCGGTGGGAGGGAGCCCTGGGACTTCCTTGACTCTGATCCCTGCCCCCCATTTGGAAGAGGAAGACAGGGCTGTGAAGGCTGCTTTCGTACCTAACCTGTTCAGCGGGAGAGGGGCTAGCACTCCGCCTGCATCTGCCACCTGACCACACGTGCTTGTTCTGCTTCTGGGAGAAAAGACCAGAGCGGAGCTCTCCATCTTCCAGGCTCCTTTCGGTGTGTGCCTTACTGGTGCCTTGTTCCCATTCTCACCTTGTCTTCTGTTGTGtgttcctcctctgtctgccagGCAACACAGACGGCGCCTCcgccccctccaccacccccgcccccacccccggcccccgaGCAGCAGAACATGCCCCCACCGGGGTCCCCTTCTGGTGGCGCAGGGAGTCCTGGAGGCCTGGGTCTTGAGAGCCTTTCACCGGAGTTTTTTACCTCCGTGGTGCAGGGTGTTCTGAActccctgctgggctccctgGGGGCCCGGGCTGGCAGCAGTGAGAGTATCGCCGCTTTCATACAGCGCCTTAGTGGATCCAGCAACATCTTCGAGCCTGGGGCTGATGGGGCCCTTGGTGAGCAAGCCGGGGGTGCCTTGGCCTTCTCCAGGGAGGGGCAGGTCAACTGCCTCTGTCGAGGGGTGTGGCTGAGGTGGGATGAGGCTGACAGGCTGGCGGTGGGTGGGCAGGCCAGGTGGTAAAGGCCACTGCTGACTTCGGCTCCTGTTCCCAGGATTCTTTGGGGCCCTGCTCTCTCTTCTGTGCCAGAACTTTTCCATGGTAGATGTGGTGATGCTTCTTCATGGCCATTTCCAGCCACTGCAGCGGCTTCAGCCCCAGCTGCGATCCTTTTTCCACCAGCACTACTTGGGTGGCCAAGAGCCCACGCCTGGTAACATACGGGTAAATGAAGACCCTCCGCCCCGGAGCTCTAGCTCTTGCTCAGCTTCCATTCCTTTTTCTGACTATTTATCCCCTAAAGCAGCGATTGCTCCAGCCCAAGCCCTGGACTTACtagaggtggaggggagggcagtgtcTTGAGGGCTGGAGCTTGGCTCTAAACTTGTGCTGTTTCTCGCACAGACGGCAACCCACACGTTGATCACGGGGCTGGAAGAATATGTGCGGGAGAGTTTTGTGAGTAGCCCTTCTCCATCCCCTTGTCTCCCAGGTGTTGTCAGGGTAgctgctgttcctcctgcctcCTTGATATCCCTAGTTTTGCAGGGTTCCTGAAATGGGCTATCTTTGTGTGTCTCGTTTCTCAGTCTCTGGTGCAGGTTCAGCCTGGTGTGGACATCATCCGGACAAACCTGGAGTTTCTCCAAGAGCAGTTCAACAGCATTGCCGCTCATGTGCTGCACTGCACAGGTCAGGGGCAGGCAAGCAGGGTTGTGGACATCAGGGGTGTCAGAGGCACAAGGGCTGCCAGGTGCCAGCGTCCCCTCCTCGCATCTTGCCCACAGACAGTGGATTTGGGGCCCGTTTGCTGGAGCTGTGTAACCAGGGCCTGTTTGAATGCCTGGCCCTCAACCTGCACTGCTTGGGCGGACAGCAGATGGAACTGGCTGCAGTCATCAATGGCCGAATTGTAAGCACCGCCCAGCCCCCCATCTCCAGCCTTTTACTTTTTTAGAGTTCTATTCTTTCTGCTGTCCTgcagttcttgttttgttttttttctccgaACTGTCATCCTTTACTCTTTGATGCCTTTCAAAAGTGGGTTGAAGATGTTGTGTTCCAAGGCTGCTTTTTGCCCTCAGCGTCGCATGTCTCGTGGGGTGAACCCATCCTTGGTGAGCTGGCTGACCACTATGATGGGACTGAGGCTTCAGGTGGTTCTGGAGCACATGCCCGTGGGCCCTGATGCCATCCTCAGATACGTTCGCAGGGTCGGTGATCCCCCCCAGGTAAGGGCCCCGATGGGCTATGGGGTCAGGGGACTTGAGGGAACTAGAGAAGCCTGAGAGGGCCTTTCATGTTCTCCTTCTCTGCCCAATTTCATAGCCCCTTCCTGAGGAGCCAATGGAAGTTCAGGGATCAGAAAGAACTTCCCCTGAACCTCAGGTAACAGGGAGAGGTCAAGGGGCCAGATAATGGGGAGCGGAGGGCTTCAGGTGGAAGGGCTGGAGGCTAGGGATGCTGAAGCCTGCATCTTCCTGCTGAACTGCAGCGGGAGAATGCTTCCCCGGCCCCGGGCACTACGGCAGAAGAGGCCATGTCCCGAGGGCCACCTCCTGCTCCTGAGGGTGGCGGCTCCCGTGACGAGCAGGATGGAGCTTCAGCTGAGACAGAGCCTTGGGCAGCTGCAGTCCCCCCAGTAAGTGTCAGGAGGTGAGCTGGGAGGCCAAGGACAGGCAGAAGTTGTGCCAGTTCCTCATTATCTTCTCCCTCCCCAGGAGTGGGTTCCGATTATCCAGCAGGACATTCAGAGCCAGCGGAAGGTGAAGCCGCAACCCCCCCTGAGCGATGCCTACCTCAGTGGTATGCCTGCCAAGAGACGTAAGGTTGGTCTGCCTCTTCCCTGAGGATCTCTCTCTATCCCAGTTTCCCTGTTGTGTTCAGAATCAAACTAGTTAGAGCTGGAAGGAATGCTTCCTATTCTTGTCCTATTGCTGAGTGGACAAGGAAGCTTTCCTGGAACTTGACTTGCTCACAGTGGCGGCGGCACACCTCACGCTAGCACATGCCAATAGTGCTGTCCTCCTCCGGCCACCTGACCCCCGTGTGGCTGGGGCCTGTTCCCTCAAGGTGGGCTTCCTCTCGTGGACTTACTAGCTCTGAGTGTTGGATGGCTCGACTCATCCTGCCCCTCGTGTTTTGAAGAGCAAGTCCAGCGCATGCAGTGCGCTCTCGGCCAGAGCCAGATAAAACTAGGAAGGCATTGCTGCGGTCAGAATCACCCACGGGCCAGTTCCCTTCTCTCGGCTAGCCTAGAAACTCAGTGGTTGGCTCCTGGAAAGGGTGAGCTGGGCGGTGGCAATGGATCTGACGTTGATCCTCTTTTCCCTCCCGATCCCCTGTCCCCCAGACGATGCAGGGTGAGGGCCCCCAGCTGCTTCTCTCAGAGGCCGTGAGCCGGGCAGCTAAGGCAGCCGGAGCTCGGCCCCTGACGAGCCCTGAGAGCCTGAGCCGGGACCTGGAGGCACCAGAGGTTCAGGAGAGCTACAGGCAGCAGGTGCCCCCACCTTGAAGCAGAATAGGGATGGTCTAGCGGGAGGGGTCGGGTTAGGGCCCCTCTTCTCTGATTCCTCCAGAGACTCACTGGTCAGTTTGGGGCTACAACTTGGTGTTTTCTAAAGAGATTCTCCCTAGTGGCATCTGGGAAGGCTCAGTGACGCCATTATCGGGCTCCCCACAGTGTGGCTGGTGGGAAATGCTAGCTCCTAAGGGATGGCCTTGCGTGCTTGCTGGGATCCTAGGGCGTTTGGCTGGTGCCTCTCCAacctgtttgctctctctctctagctccgGGCTGATATACAAAAGCGACTGCAGGAAGACCCCAACTACAGTCCCCAGCGCTTCCCTAATGCCCACCGGGCCTTTGCTGATGATCCCTAGCTCTTTGCCCTATGGCCCTCCCTCACCAGGGGACCATTTCCCCCATCTTCCTTCacagtatttaagaaataaaagtcagATTTTCCTGGCTCTTTTGTCTCTTAGTTGTCTTTCTTAACTAATTTCAGTTTTCCTTGAGCTTGTTTAAAATTCCTAGTCCCTAGGAATCCAGCAATAGAAGACAGCTTTTAACCTTCCTGGCAAGCAGCCGGGCACTGCGTTTTACTATTCATGTGGCACAATGCTGAAATGAAGCCTGGTGACGGCAAGCACACACAAGCATCTTACATGTAAATGAAAGTTCAGATGGGCAAAACCTATTTCTAGGTTAGCATCGGGCTCTCAAACTATCTGGTAAAAAAACATTCAATCTCCAGGCAACTGCAGACCTGAAATACAGTCTTAGCATGACTAGCGAAGTCTGACAGTGGTGGCACTCATCCCAGGTTTGATGGGCCTCCTGTTCATGTGCTTGAACGTGGAGTCCACAAGACAGCTTCAAAGGCATGTCCTCTCAAGTCTGTAACAGGGACCAAAATGATACAAGGCTGCAAATTCCTTGGTACTCCGATGCAGCTGCAGACCCCTCCCTGTTTGGTAACTTAGTGCTGGACCAAAAGAACGTGGTTGAAGACGTGCTAAGGCCAGGCCATATACTTCACAGCTTCCACCAGGACCTCTTGGGACACTTAACTCAGGGACATAAGAAGCCTCATGATTCTGCTGTCTTGCAGGACAAGCCAGAAACACTGGCTGACAATCCAGTGGGGTTGTGGTACCAGAAGCCCCTGACACATGGGAGCCAAGAGACCTCACACACTGGCCCAGAAATGGATTTGCTCTTAACTCCCAGCCCATGAGacttaaatatgtaaatgagtGGTCAAATTTTGAGGTGGCTTATTACAACAGATCACCGGGGTTAAATTTCCTAAAACCACTCCACAGATCCCTGGGCACTGTACTGCTACGTGAGACTGCAAACAACCAACCCATCCCCaaaatcatttcagaaaaaatttttaatccttttattattcttttttaacaaaCGGCCCCAGGGATAGGGGaccaggggaggggggtggaggggaagtgAGGCCCCAGCCCCacaacccctccccacccacccctttcccccttatatatttataatctatATACAAGCCCCGGGGGGTAGGGGGCAAGGGGAACTTCCTCAGCGGGGTGGGGGCAACCCAGGCTCCTTGTCTCCTCGGGACCCAGGCTCCTCTGCCCGTCGGGAAGGCCCCTCTCGAGAAGGTGGCCCCGCCCGCTCCCAGGGCTTCGGCATCCAGCGCAGGGCATCTGGTGGGGAGGCCTAGGGAACAGTACACAAGCAAGGGTAAGTCATACCAGGAAGCCAAGGATGGAAAGACAGGAACTTAAGTGGTAGGTAACTCTTGAATTTTGACTTGGGGGCACAGGAGTCTCTCCCTTCACCTGCTGGTAGAGGTCGATGCGCTGGGTGCGGAAGACTCCGCTGTAGGTAGAAGGCGGGGCCTTGACACGGGAATTCAGGCCAGAGAAAGACCTACAGGAAGAAGGGTGTTTAAGGCAAGCATGacacctgctccctgctcccctaAGAAAGCAAGCCCTTAAGGAAGGGCAATCTGCATCCCCACTCCCTCTTCTTGCCTTCCAGCTGGGGGAGTACGAGACGACCCAGGTCCCCCAAGGTTGCTGCTCAGTTTCCGATAATCCTGGAACGGCTTTAGTTCCACTGGGTgcagctgaaggaaaaaaattcatgagCCTCCTGCCTCTCAACCCAGTTCCTCTTCAGATTCTGAACCCCTACCCCTAGTTCTTACGAGATCCCTAACCCTTCGCTTCCTGTACCTTACCTCTGCTCGCCCCAAGCTAGGGGGGAAAGGTCTGGCAGGTGAAGGCAGCACCCGAGTAGCAGGAGCAGGTGGGGGCCGCACAGCCAGGCTGGGGGGCTGCAGAGCAGGGCCCACAGGTAACAGAGAAAGGGGTGGTGGGGCAGGTGGCGGCGCTGGTGGCAGGGAGCCAAAGTTCACCACAGGCAACTGTGAGTCCACCATGGGTAGAAGCATCTACAGTAAGAAATACGGGccaggggcgggaggggggatggaagagaaaaatgtcaGAAAAGCAGAAATATAGTTAAGACAAACAAATAAGCCAGAGGCTGGTCACAGAAATAGAATGAAGGGCAAAAAGCATGACAAAAGGTACCTGCTGGGCAGGGGCCCCTGAGGGGAGGAAGCCACTTTGGCCACCAGGTTGCAGAGGAGTAGAATAAAAATCTGAGGGGGATGGCAGATCCTGGCGCACCTGTTAGGGATCACAGGGATTGGTGTCAACTCTCCCAAAAGCATTCTCTCCCTTTCAACTCCCGAAGCCCATCACCTGCCCACCTCTTACCTGAAGCAAGGGTGGATCGGGCAATGGGCTGGGGCAGAAAGCTGGAGagtaaaggaaggaaggtggaggATACAGGATTCCTCCAGCTGGCAACTTCCCCAGCTCTGTTGCTTGCAGTGCGGAGAAATCCAAAAACTGGCCCTTGACAGCGACCCCAGAAAGCAGTGCTGAGGGG
This genomic interval from Neovison vison isolate M4711 chromosome 1, ASM_NN_V1, whole genome shotgun sequence contains the following:
- the BAG6 gene encoding large proline-rich protein BAG6 isoform X12; the protein is MEPSDSTSTTTSMEEPDSLEVLVKTLDSQTRTFIVGAQMNVKEFKEHIAASVSIPSEKQRLIYQGRVLQDDKKLQEYNVGGKVIHLVERAPPQTQLPSGASSGIGSASATHGGGPPPGTRGPGASVHDRNANSYVMVGTFNLPSDGSAVDVHINMEQAPIQSEPRVRLVMAQHMIRDIQTLLSRMECRGGPQAQHSHPPPQTPTVAPEPGALSSQTSEPVESEVPPREPMEAEEVEERAPAQSPELTPSGPAPVGPTPAPETNAPNHPSPAEYVEVLQELQRLESRLQPFLQRYYEVLGTAATTDYNNNQEGREEDQRLINLVGESLRLLGNTFVALSDLRCNLACAPPRHLHVVRPMSHYTTPMVLQQAAIPIQINVGTTVTMTGNGTRPPPAASAEAAPPGPGQASSLAPTSTTVESSTEGVPPPGPAPPPTTSHPRVIRISHQSVEPVVMMHMNIQGPLSLSPCPDSGTQPGGVPSAPTGPLGPPGHGQTLGSTLIQLPSLPPEFMHAVAHQITHQAMVAAVASAAAGQQVPGFPTAPTRVVIARPTPPQARPSHPGGPPVSGTLQGAGLGTNASLAQMVSGLVGQLLMQPVLVAQGTPGMAPPPAPATASASAGTTNTATTAGPAPGGPAQPPPPQPSAADLQFSQLLGNLLGPAGPGAGGPGMASPTITVAMPGVPAFLQGMTDFLQATQTAPPPPPPPPPPPPAPEQQNMPPPGSPSGGAGSPGGLGLESLSPEFFTSVVQGVLNSLLGSLGARAGSSESIAAFIQRLSGSSNIFEPGADGALGFFGALLSLLCQNFSMVDVVMLLHGHFQPLQRLQPQLRSFFHQHYLGGQEPTPGNIRTATHTLITGLEEYVRESFSLVQVQPGVDIIRTNLEFLQEQFNSIAAHVLHCTDSGFGARLLELCNQGLFECLALNLHCLGGQQMELAAVINGRIRRMSRGVNPSLVSWLTTMMGLRLQVVLEHMPVGPDAILRYVRRVGDPPQPLPEEPMEVQGSERTSPEPQRENASPAPGTTAEEAMSRGPPPAPEGGGSRDEQDGASAETEPWAAAVPPEWVPIIQQDIQSQRKVKPQPPLSDAYLSGMPAKRRKLRADIQKRLQEDPNYSPQRFPNAHRAFADDP
- the BAG6 gene encoding large proline-rich protein BAG6 isoform X5; the encoded protein is MEPSDSTSTTTSMEEPDSLEVLVKTLDSQTRTFIVGAQMNVKEFKEHIAASVSIPSEKQRLIYQGRVLQDDKKLQEYNVGGKVIHLVERAPPQTQLPSGASSGIGSASATHGGGPPPGTRGPGASVHDRNANSYVMVGTFNLPSEPRVRLVMAQHMIRDIQTLLSRMECRGGPQAQHSHPPPQTPTVAPEPGALSSQTSEPVESEVPPREPMEAEEVEERAPAQSPELTPSGPAPVGPTPAPETNAPNHPSPAEYVEVLQELQRLESRLQPFLQRYYEVLGTAATTDYNNNQEGREEDQRLINLVGESLRLLGNTFVALSDLRCNLACAPPRHLHVVRPMSHYTTPMVLQQAAIPIQINVGTTVTMTGNGTRPPPAASAEAAPPGPGQASSLAPTSTTVESSTEGVPPPGPAPPPTTSHPRVIRISHQSVEPVVMMHMNIQGPLSLSPCPDSGTQPGGVPSAPTGPLGPPGHGQTLGSTLIQLPSLPPEFMHAVAHQITHQAMVAAVASAAAGQQVPGFPTAPTRVVIARPTPPQARPSHPGGPPVSGTLQGAGLGTNASLAQMVSGLVGQLLMQPVLVAQGTPGMAPPPAPATASASAGTTNTATTAGPAPGGPAQPPPPQPSAADLQFSQLLGNLLGPAGPGAGGPGMASPTITVAMPGVPAFLQGMTDFLQATQTAPPPPPPPPPPPPAPEQQNMPPPGSPSGGAGSPGGLGLESLSPEFFTSVVQGVLNSLLGSLGARAGSSESIAAFIQRLSGSSNIFEPGADGALGFFGALLSLLCQNFSMVDVVMLLHGHFQPLQRLQPQLRSFFHQHYLGGQEPTPGNIRTATHTLITGLEEYVRESFSLVQVQPGVDIIRTNLEFLQEQFNSIAAHVLHCTDSGFGARLLELCNQGLFECLALNLHCLGGQQMELAAVINGRIRRMSRGVNPSLVSWLTTMMGLRLQVVLEHMPVGPDAILRYVRRVGDPPQPLPEEPMEVQGSERTSPEPQRENASPAPGTTAEEAMSRGPPPAPEGGGSRDEQDGASAETEPWAAAVPPEWVPIIQQDIQSQRKVKPQPPLSDAYLSGMPAKRRKTMQGEGPQLLLSEAVSRAAKAAGARPLTSPESLSRDLEAPEVQESYRQQLRADIQKRLQEDPNYSPQRFPNAHRAFADDP
- the BAG6 gene encoding large proline-rich protein BAG6 isoform X18, whose protein sequence is MEPSDSTSTTTSMEEPDSLEVLVKTLDSQTRTFIVGAQMNVKEFKEHIAASVSIPSEKQRLIYQGRVLQDDKKLQEYNVGGKVIHLVERAPPQTQLPSGASSGIGSASATHGGGPPPGTRGPGASVHDRNANSYVMVGTFNLPSEPRVRLVMAQHMIRDIQTLLSRMECRGGPQAQHSHPPPQTPTVAPEPGALSSQTSEPVESEVPPREPMEAEEVEERAPAQSPELTPSGPAPVGPTPAPETNAPNHPSPAEYVEVLQELQRLESRLQPFLQRYYEVLGTAATTDYNNNQEGREEDQRLINLVGESLRLLGNTFVALSDLRCNLACAPPRHLHVVRPMSHYTTPMVLQQAAIPIQINVGTTVTMTGNGTRPPPAASAEAAPPGPGQASSLAPTSTTVESSTEGVPPPGPAPPPTTSHPRVIRISHQSVEPVVMMHMNIQDSGTQPGGVPSAPTGPLGPPGHGQTLGSTLIQLPSLPPEFMHAVAHQITHQAMVAAVASAAAGQQVPGFPTAPTRVVIARPTPPQARPSHPGGPPVSGTLGAGLGTNASLAQMVSGLVGQLLMQPVLVAQGTPGMAPPPAPATASASAGTTNTATTAGPAPGGPAQPPPPQPSAADLQFSQLLGNLLGPAGPGAGGPGMASPTITVAMPGVPAFLQGMTDFLQATQTAPPPPPPPPPPPPAPEQQNMPPPGSPSGGAGSPGGLGLESLSPEFFTSVVQGVLNSLLGSLGARAGSSESIAAFIQRLSGSSNIFEPGADGALGFFGALLSLLCQNFSMVDVVMLLHGHFQPLQRLQPQLRSFFHQHYLGGQEPTPGNIRTATHTLITGLEEYVRESFSLVQVQPGVDIIRTNLEFLQEQFNSIAAHVLHCTDSGFGARLLELCNQGLFECLALNLHCLGGQQMELAAVINGRIRRMSRGVNPSLVSWLTTMMGLRLQVVLEHMPVGPDAILRYVRRVGDPPQPLPEEPMEVQGSERTSPEPQRENASPAPGTTAEEAMSRGPPPAPEGGGSRDEQDGASAETEPWAAAVPPEWVPIIQQDIQSQRKVKPQPPLSDAYLSGMPAKRRKLRADIQKRLQEDPNYSPQRFPNAHRAFADDP